The Brasilonema sennae CENA114 genome includes a region encoding these proteins:
- a CDS encoding helix-turn-helix transcriptional regulator: MKNSVVNNKVCPMITTRTISRRPREKTFQRQLLDNIELHDSQRAYFFQEVIEGLQDGILLLNETGELIHANTSACSIVSEINQDSSNSNCIPPAIWCLCETLLENRSIIAKKTMIISHEIVVDKSKVFSVRVRWLNLEKCNSSYLLVSMENKYESLKNLAILEVAKYKLTPREAEIWYLYRRKLSYKEIAEQLYISMNTVKKHMRNIHAKRQAFLNCED, from the coding sequence ATGAAGAATAGTGTTGTGAATAATAAAGTATGTCCCATGATCACCACAAGAACAATCTCACGTAGACCTAGAGAAAAAACATTTCAACGACAACTGTTAGATAATATAGAGTTGCATGATTCTCAGCGAGCTTATTTTTTCCAAGAAGTTATTGAAGGCTTACAAGACGGTATTTTACTTTTAAACGAGACAGGCGAACTGATTCATGCAAATACATCTGCTTGTAGTATCGTTTCTGAAATTAATCAAGACAGTTCCAACTCAAATTGTATACCACCTGCTATCTGGTGTCTTTGCGAGACTTTATTGGAAAACCGTAGTATTATAGCCAAAAAAACGATGATTATATCTCATGAGATTGTAGTAGATAAGTCAAAAGTTTTTTCTGTTCGTGTTAGATGGCTTAATTTAGAAAAGTGTAATAGTTCTTATCTATTAGTGAGTATGGAAAACAAATATGAATCATTAAAAAATCTTGCAATTTTAGAAGTAGCTAAATACAAATTAACACCACGAGAAGCAGAGATTTGGTATCTTTATAGAAGAAAACTTAGCTATAAAGAAATTGCTGAGCAACTTTACATTTCTATGAATACAGTGAAAAAGCACATGAGAAATATTCATGCAAAGCGACAAGCATTTTTAAATTGTGAAGATTAA